From Mobula hypostoma chromosome 8, sMobHyp1.1, whole genome shotgun sequence, the proteins below share one genomic window:
- the cited2 gene encoding cbp/p300-interacting transactivator 2: MAERMMMSHGRFPEGVNGLPVRRMAMNPYAQHQHSYGGLMGEHPAVGSLLHYPGGSNVNSGNGAMRHGLVPGVRQPPVAHLGSVSPQSIRYTSGQQQQQQAPPNPAHPQYMGPPVSGNSPAAQLAASMHLQKLTSQYYGHQHHYNLTELHNPGSAIQQQQCAEIRHHSPSLPPNHHMSAAILPPNVIDTDFIDEEVLMSLVIELGLDRIKELPELWLGQNEFDFMTEFVCKQQPSRVSC, translated from the coding sequence ATGGCCGAGCGAATGATGATGAGCCACGGGCGATTTCCCGAAGGAGTCAACGGGTTACCCGTCCGGCGGATGGCTATGAACCCTTATGCCCAGCACCAGCACTCTTACGGCGGCCTGATGGGCGAGCATCCGGCCGTTGGGTCTTTGTTGCACTACCCGGGGGGCAGTAACGTGAACTCCGGCAACGGGGCAATGAGGCACGGACTGGTCCCCGGGGTGAGGCAGCCGCCGGTGGCTCACTTGGGCAGCGTGTCTCCCCAGAGCATCAGGTACACCTCCGGGCAACAGCAACAGCAGCAGGCGCCTCCAAACCCCGCACATCCCCAGTACATGGGACCGCCGGTGTCCGGGAACAGTCCGGCCGCTCAGCTCGCTGCCAGCATGCACTTGCAAAAATTGACCAGTCAGTACTACGGCCACCAGCATCACTACAACCTTACGGAGCTGCACAACCCGGGCAGCGCGATTCAACAGCAGCAGTGCGCCGAGATCAGGCACCACagcccttctctgccacccaacCATCACATGTCCGCTGCAATACTGCCCCCCAATGTCATAGACACGGATTTTATCGACGAAGAGGTGCTGATGTCCCTGGTGATTGAGTTGGGCTTGGATCGCATCAAAGAACTTCCCGAACTGTGGCTGGGCCAGAACGAGTTCGACTTCATGACCGAGTTTGTTTGTAAACAGCAGCCCAGCCGAGTGAGCTGTTGA